Proteins found in one Aspergillus puulaauensis MK2 DNA, chromosome 8, nearly complete sequence genomic segment:
- a CDS encoding MscL family protein (COG:S;~EggNog:ENOG410PPQT;~InterPro:IPR037673,IPR036019;~PFAM:PF01741;~TransMembrane:2 (i41-74o119-139i)), protein MRGLGESTETIRRVSHDAGEHVHRAWQGFIDFAARDNVLEVALGLIIAQAFTGVVNSFISDVVLPIVSLLPFIMKNMDEKFAILSKGPHYREWRGYNTLEQARDDGALVLAYGVFLEKAINFLGISLTLYALAQLYMVISHDKIVKRQIKCKYCLKWISDKALRCANCSTWQDGRED, encoded by the exons ATGCGCGGCCTCGGAGAGAGCACAGAAACAATCAGGCGCGTCAGCCACGACGCCGGAGAACACGTCCACCGCGCCTGGCAGGGATTCATCGACTTCGCAGCGCGCGACAACGTCCTCGAAGTCGCGTTGGGTTTGAT CATCGCGCAGGCCTTCACGGGCGTCGTCAACTCGTTTATTTCGGATGTCGTTCTCCCCATCGTTTCGCTTCTGCCGTTTATTATGAAGAATATGGATGAGAAGTTTGCGATTTTGTCAAAGGGCCCGCATTATCGTGAGTGGAGGGGGTATAACACCCTGGAGCAGGCGCGGGACGACGGGGCGCTTGTTTTGGCGTATGG TGTCTTTCTGGAAAAGGCTATCAATTTTCTCGGTATCAGCTTGACCTTGTATGCGCTGGCGCAGTTGTACATGGTCATCTCGCATGATAAGATCGTTAAGCGGCAGATCAAGTGTAAGTACTGCCTCAAGTGGATCAGTGATAAG GCGCTACGATGTGCAAACTGTTCGACTTGGCAGGATGGGAGGGAGGACTGA
- a CDS encoding M20 family metallopeptidase (COG:E;~EggNog:ENOG410PISA;~InterPro:IPR002933,IPR011650,IPR017439,IPR036264;~MEROPS:MER0002007;~PFAM:PF01546,PF07687;~go_function: GO:0016787 - hydrolase activity [Evidence IEA]), with amino-acid sequence MAQTAVSDILRSASLDLAPYEDLYRYFHAHPELSLQEESTSQTIAAKLSELHAFDIHTNIGGFGLAGVLRNGPGKTVLLRADMDALPVKEITGLSYASTVTMRDADGVEKPVMHACGHDMHITCLLAAAEKLVRLRDSWSGTLIVVFQPNEERGAGAQAMVNDGLYDKIPIPDYAFGQHVMRLRAGTIGSRFGTIMAAADSMKITVFGRGGHGSLPHHTIDPVLLAAHIVVRLQGIVSREVDPSDLGVLTVGSLQAGQTENIIADRADIGIDFRSVKLETREKIIASVKRIVEAECVASGSPKKPIFTPTRRFPPTVNEDALAATLKKEFGEYFGEAFDGDTPRTNVSEDFSTLATCRDIPCSFWFLGGIDEKLWDEASVKGTTEEIAGNHSALFAPVIQPTMRVGVDALCVAALSYLK; translated from the coding sequence ATGGCACAGACTGCAGTATCAGACATCCTCAGGTCGGCCTCGCTGGACTTGGCCCCCTATGAGGACCTCTACAGGTACTTCCATGCCCACCCCGAGCTCTCGCTCCAAGAGGAATCCACCTCTCAAACAATCGCCGCCAAGTTATCCGAACTACATGCCTTTGACATCCACACCAACATCGGCGGCTTCGGTCTCGCTGGTGTCCTCAGAAATGGGCCCGGCAAGACCGTCCTCCTCCGGGCAGACATGGACGCCCTCCCAGTGAAAGAAATCACCGGCCTCTCCTACGCCAGCACCGTCACAATGCGCGATGCCGACGGCGTAGAGAAGCCCGTCATGCACGCCTGCGGCCACGACATGCATATAACCTGTCtcctcgccgcagcagaGAAACTGGTCCGTCTCCGCGACAGCTGGTCAGGGaccctcatcgtcgtcttccagcCGAACGAGGAGcgcggcgccggcgcccagGCTATGGTCAATGACGGTCTGTATGATAAGATCCCCATCCCGGACTATGCCTTTGGGCAGCACGTCATGCGGCTGCGCGCGGGGACGATCGGGTCCCGCTTCGGCACTatcatggctgcggcggataGTATGAAGATTACGGTCTTTGGGCGCGGGGGGCATGGCTCGTTGCCGCATCATACTATTGACccggtgctgctggcggcgCATATTGTTGTCCGATTGCAGGGCATTGTCAGTCGGGAGGTGGATCCGTCGGACTTGGGTGTTTTGACGGTGGGCAGTCTCCAGGCGGGCCAGACGGAGAATATCATTGCGGACCGCGCGGATATTGGCATTGATTTCCGCAGTGTGAAGCTTGAGACGCGCGAGAAGATTATTGCTTCTGTGAAGAGGATTGTCGAGGCTGAGTGTGTGGCTAGTGGatcgccgaagaagccgatTTTTACGCCCACGAGGCGCTTTCCGCCGACGGTGAATGAGGATGCGCTTGCGGCGACGCTGAAGAAGGAGTTTGGGGAGTATTTTGGAGAGGCCTTTGATGGGGATACACCGAGGACGAATGTTAGCGAGGACTTTTCGACGCTGGCGACGTGTCGGGATATCCCGTGTAGCTTTTGGTTTCTGGGCGGGATTGATGAGAAGCTTTGGGATGAGGCAAGTGTCAAGGGGACCacggaggaaattgctgggAATCATTCTGCGCTGTTTGCGCCGGTCATTCAGCCGACTATGCGCGTTGGTGTGGATGCCTTGTGTGTTGCTGCTTTGAGCTATCTGAAGTGA
- the DCW1 gene encoding glycoside hydrolase family 76 protein (CAZy:GH76;~COG:G;~EggNog:ENOG410PFRH;~InterPro:IPR014480,IPR008928,IPR005198;~PFAM:PF03663;~SECRETED:SignalP(1-17);~TransMembrane:1 (n3-13c17/18o429-450i);~go_function: GO:0008496 - mannan endo-1,6-alpha-mannosidase activity [Evidence IEA];~go_process: GO:0005975 - carbohydrate metabolic process [Evidence IEA];~go_process: GO:0016052 - carbohydrate catabolic process [Evidence IEA]), with protein MKTIWQLLLISLVPVQAIEMKLDDIASVKKACQTIAKNMVSYYTGYEPGDVPGNLPDPYYWWEAGAMFNALIDYWAYTGDDQWNEITAQGLVHQAGDNGAFMPSNQSKTEGNDDQGFWAFAAMSAAERNFPKPPGDGPDWLAMAQATFNTQASRWDDEHCGGGLRWQIFTWNGGYSYKNTISNGCFFNLAARLARYTGNQTYADWATKVFDWTQDVGFMTHDYLFYDGADSQDNCTKMDRVQWTYNNGVYLLGAAAMYNFTDGDPRWKERTEGILKGADVFFADKPKDVLYERACEPVDTCKVDQRSFKGYLARWMAASTQLAPFTYNMVMPKLRASASAAAKTCAGGPNNNSCGLKWTEQKYTKGPLDIGLEMAALEVIQSTLIHKIEAPVTREDGGLSQGNPAAGSEDDRPTLPDMVTRNISVADRVGAGILTVLMAAAAISTVRWALIDPHT; from the exons ATGAAGACAATATGGCAgctgctgttgatatccCTGGTTCCGGTCCAGGCGATCGAAATGAAACTGGATGATATTG CCTCCGTGAAGAAAGCATGTCAAACAATCGCAAAGAACATGGTCTCATACTATACGGGCTACGAACCAGGCGATGTACCAGGAAACCTCCCAGACCCGTACTACTGGTGGGAGGCCGGGGCGATGTTCAACGCTTTGATCGACTACTGGGCGTACACAGGCGACGACCAGTGGAACGAGATCACAGCCCAGGGTCTCGTACATCAAGCAGGCGACAACGGCGCATTCATGCCGTCGAATCAAAGCAAAACGGAGGGGAACGACGACCAGGGGTTTTGGGCGTTCGCAGCAATGTCGGCGGCAGAGAGGAACTTTCCCAAGCCACCAGGCGATGGGCCTGACTGGCTCGCGATGGCTCAGGCGACGTTCAACACCCAGGCCAGCCGATGGGACGATGAGCACTGTGGTGGAGGGCTGCGCTGGCAGATATTCACCTGGAACGGGG GCTATTCGTATAAAAACACCATATCGAACGGCTGCTTCTTCAACCTGGCGGCGCGACTAGCGAGATACACAGGAAACCAGACGTATGCAGACTGGGCGACGAAGGTATTCGACTGGACGCAGGATGTCGGGTTCATGACGCACGATTACCTCTTCTACGACGGAGCCGATTCGCAGGACAACTGCACGAAGATGGACCGCGTCCAGTGGACGTACAACAACGGCGTATACCTGCTTGGTGCTGCCGCGATGTATAACTTT ACCGACGGAGATCCGAGGTGGAAAGAACGAACAGAAGGAATCCTCAAAGGTGCAGATGTCTTCTTCGCCGATAAGCCCAAAGACGTCCTGTACGAACGAGCCTGTGAGCCAGTCGACACCTGCAAGGTGGACCAGCGATCGTTCAAAGGATATCTCGCCCGGTGGATGGCCGCGTCGACGCAGCTTGCGCCATTCACGTACAACATGGTAATGCCGAAGCTGCGCGCCTCAGCAAGTGCCGCTGCGAAGACATGCGCAGGAGGGCCTAACAACAACTCATGCGGGCTAAAGTGGACGGAACAGAAGTACACCAAAGGGCCGCTGGATATCGGGTTGGAGatggcggcgctggaggtgaTCCAGTCCACGCTGATCCACAAAATAGAAGCACCGGTCACCCGAGAGGATGGCGGACTCAGCCAGGGgaacccagcagcaggatcgGAGGACGACCGACCGACGCTGCCCGACATGGTGACTCGGAATATCAGCGTGGCAGACCGAGTGGGGGCAGGCATACTGACGGTGctgatggcggcggcggcgataTCCACAGTCCGGTGGGCGCTTATCGATCCGCATACCTGA
- a CDS encoding putative glycosyl hydrolase (CAZy:GH2;~COG:G;~EggNog:ENOG410PJPS;~InterPro:IPR006102,IPR017853,IPR028829,IPR036156, IPR008979,IPR013783,IPR041351,IPR043534;~PFAM:PF18368,PF00703;~go_component: GO:0005576 - extracellular region [Evidence IEA];~go_function: GO:0004553 - hydrolase activity, hydrolyzing O-glycosyl compounds [Evidence IEA];~go_function: GO:0052761 - exo-1,4-beta-D-glucosaminidase activity [Evidence IEA];~go_process: GO:0000272 - polysaccharide catabolic process [Evidence IEA];~go_process: GO:0005975 - carbohydrate metabolic process [Evidence IEA]), which produces MALQNTGDRLTIPGWNIQSTRHIQGNLTELSLPGADVSSWYRIGHRATVLGGLVEAGVYNESDLFYSDHLSNLNQSDFHVPWLYREEFLVPLLAADQRLILYIHGVSSKADMFLNGKLVVSKDIQNGAYAGRSYDITGLIHPGVNALLIQAYPTDYLKDLAVGWADWSPYPPDMGMGVWRAVNLKLIGPVSLSSPRVTSNFSHDTQEPLAVNITIKTDLVNYGTQAQDATVRGIIRLPDSPQPIALSKRVKLPPRSNSTVSLDAILGTSQIKVWWPAAWGSQPLYQLQLDVSLSPNTLSDLSAPTNFALRSVGSSLNRHGENEFTVNGHPFHVRGAGYAPDLLLRFDLQRLEMIFRYMLDMGLNTVRLEGKQEHPELYDLADRMGMMVIAGWECCDKWEGWTYNEDAQGVKWRDEDYDIGYVSMLHEAEMMQPHPSMLAFLVGSDYWPDERATTVFMTALRRMNWPNPVIASASSRGHPSQLQPSGMKMEGPYDWVPPNYWYGSEIGAAFGFGSEQGAGVGTPELSSLRRFLSPTDLETLWTNTSAGHYHLSPAGSVFHNRTIYNKALMERYGRPTSLEDYVLKAQIMDYEATRAEFEAFAARQNASHPATGVIYWMLNSAWPSLHWQLFDYYLRPAGAYFGVKVGARQEHVALDYGSNSVYLINHSLQSKGVRRITADLIDTNGTTLVHREVTAETAPTSSKEVMSIPEIVKLKLDDVAFLRLVLSDDFNTTLSRNVYWVTAHVDALDWDASNWYTTPVASYANFTALSRLSPATVKTNVFVLARPTPTLTHIEVQLENTGEIPAFFLRLTAQDPNGEELAPVLWSDNYVTLFPKERLRLVVEVRQSAGWVVKMAGGNVAESTIGRSSLS; this is translated from the coding sequence ATGGCCCTGCAAAACACCGGCGACCGCTTGACTATACCCGGCTGGAATATCCAGTCGACGCGCCATATACAGGGCAACTTGACAGAGCTGTCTCTCCCCGGGGCAGACGTCTCGTCATGGTATCGCATCGGCCACAGGGCTACAGTCCTCGGTGGACTCGTTGAAGCCGGCGTTTACAATGAATCAGACCTTTTCTATTCCGACCACCTGTCCAACCTCAACCAGTCGGATTTCCACGTTCCGTGGCTATATCGCGAAGAGTTCTTGGTCCCCCTGTTGGCAGCAGACCAGCGCCTTATCCTTTACATCCATGGCGTCAGCTCCAAGGCTGATATGTTCTTAAATGGTAAGCTGGTTGTCTCCAAGGATATCCAGAATGGCGCCTATGCCGGCCGGTCGTACGACATCACGGGTCTCATTCACCCCGGCGTCAACGCGCTGCTCATCCAGGCGTATCCAACAGACTACCTTAAGGATCTAGCAGTCGGTTGGGCAGACTGGAGTCCGTATCCCCCTGACATGGGCATGGGCGTCTGGAGGGCTGTTAATCTCAAGCTCATTGGGCCTGTCTCGCTTTCATCTCCTCGAGTTACCAGCAACTTTAGCCATGACACGCAGGAGCCTCTCGCCGTCAACATCACAATCAAGACAGATCTCGTCAACTATGGAACCCAAGCCCAGGATGCTACAGTACGCGGCATCATTCGTCTACCAGATAGTCCGCAGCCCATTGCTCTCTCTAAGCGTGTGAAGCTGCCGCCGCGTTCGAATTCAACTGTCAGCTTGGATGCAATTCTTGGAACTTCACAAATCAAGGTCTGGTGGCCGGCTGCTTGGGGGTCACAGCCCTTATATCAGCTCCAGCTGGATGTTTCGCTGTCGCCAAACACCCTCTCCGACCTGAGCGCACCTACGAACTTTGCCCTCCGCAGTGTCGGGTCCTCACTCAATCGTCATGGCGAGAACGAGTTTACGGTAAACGGTCACCCCTTTCACGTTCGTGGCGCTGGATACGCGCCAGACTTGCTGTTGCGGTTTGATCTTCAGCGTCTCGAGATGATATTCCGCTATATGCTCGACATGGGGCTCAACACCGTCCGGCTCGAAGGCAAGCAAGAGCATCCCGAGCTGTATGACCTAGCAGACCGCATGGGCATGATGGTTATTGCCGGATGGGAATGCTGTGACAAGTGGGAGGGTTGGACCTACAATGAAGACGCCCAAGGCGTCAAATGGCGCGACGAAGACTACGATATTGGATACGTATCGATGCTCCACGAAGCAGAAATGATGCAACCGCATCCTTCCATGCTTGCATTCCTTGTTGGCTCTGACTATTGGCCCGACGAACGTGCGACAACAGTGTTCATGACTGCCCTTCGTCGGATGAACTGGCCAAACCCTGTCATTGCCTCAGCTAGCAGCCGCGGTCATCCAAGTCAGCTCCAGCCCtcggggatgaagatggaaggTCCTTACGACTGGGTACCTCCGAACTACTGGTATGGCAGCGAGATTGGTGCAGCCTTTGGCTTCGGTTCTGAGCAAGGTGCCGGTGTTGGCACCCCTGAGCTCAGCAGCCTACGTCGCTTCTTGTCTCCCACCGACCTGGAAACCCTTTGGACGAATACGAGTGCTGGACACTATCATCTCTCGCCCGCCGGGAGTGTTTTCCATAACCGAACAATCTACAATAAGGCGTTGATGGAACGATATGGCCGACCGACGAGCTTAGAGGACTATGTGCTGAAAGCCCAGATCATGGACTATGAAGCAACTCGGGCAGAGTTCGAAGCCTTTGCAGCCCGACAGAATGCATCTCATCCAGCAACCGGTGTAATCTACTGGATGCTCAACAGTGCGTGGCCTAGCCTACACTGGCAACTTTTCGACTACTATCTTCGACCAGCAGGTGCATATTTCGGAGTCAAAGTGGGCGCACGGCAAGAACATGTCGCACTAGACTATGGATCAAACAGCGTTTACCTGATCAATCACTCTTTGCAGTCTAAAGGTGTGCGCCGTATCACTGCAGACCTCATTGATACCAATGGGACGACGCTGGTCCATCGCGAAGTGACGGCCGAAACAGCACCAACTTCCTCCAAAGAAGTCATGTCAATTCCTGAAATTGTAAAACTCAAGCTAGACGACGTTGCGTTCTTGCGGCTGGTCCTCTCTGATGACTTTAACACGACCCTCAGTCGGAATGTCTACTGGGTGACCGCGCATGTTGACGCCCTCGACTGGGACGCATCAAACTGGTATACGACCCCAGTGGCATCGTACGCGAACTTCACGGCTTTGAGTAGACTTTCCCCTGCAACAGTGAAGACGAACGTCTTTGTACTTGCCCGACCAACGCCTACGTTGACCCATATAGAAGTTCAACTGGAAAACACGGGCGAAATTCCTGCCTTCTTTCTGCGATTGACTGCGCAGGATCCGAATGGCGAGGAACTGGCTCCGGTCCTTTGGTCTGATAATTATGTTACTCTCTTTCCCAAGGAACGACTCCGGTTGGTTGTGGAGGTCCGCCAGAGTGCAGGCTGGGTGGTCAAGATGGCCGGGGGGAATGTTGCAGAGAGCACTATTGGGCGTAGTAGTTTAAGCTAG
- a CDS encoding zinc-dependent alcohol dehydrogenase (COG:Q;~EggNog:ENOG410PI0T;~InterPro:IPR013154,IPR013149,IPR002328,IPR036291, IPR011032,IPR020843;~PFAM:PF00107,PF08240,PF13602;~go_function: GO:0008270 - zinc ion binding [Evidence IEA];~go_function: GO:0016491 - oxidoreductase activity [Evidence IEA];~go_process: GO:0055114 - oxidation-reduction process [Evidence IEA]): MGSASPEFQIPTHCKAGVIEDAGPNFKVKVAQVPVPTPGPDDILIKLNVTGLCQSDLHYMLDDLGNPHPQLIRTQLRERGISMSTFGVCSPGHEGAGIVVKAGANVKNFKVGDRAGIKPIMDTCGTCDLCWSDKETYCAGVVHTGLMVPGTYQQYIVSPAHYATPIPDGIPDEVAAPVMCSASTIYQSLTESRLQPGDWAVFPGGGGGVGIQGVQLANAMGMRPIVVDTGEEKRALALKMGAEAFVDFKQVPDAAAAVIEAADGIGAHGVFVTAQAAYPTALAYLGQRVGGVVMCIGIAPAGSMTIPVDPNALLFKKTRIQGTLVGSRHDTARALDFARRGKLRQICEVYPIDRLPEAVDKLRKGLVAGRIVVDFNQ, from the exons ATGggatctgcttctcctgAATTCCAGATCCCCACCCACTGCAAGGCCGGCGTTATCGAGGACGCCGGCCCTAacttcaaggtcaaggtcgCCCAAGTCCCAGTCCCCACGCCAG GCCCGGATGATATCCTGATCAAGCTCAACGTAACCGGGCTTTGCCAGTCCGACCTGCACTACATGCTCGACGACCTAGGTAATCCCCACCCTCAACTTATCAGGACACAACTAAGAGAACGAGGCATATCAATGTCCACATTCGGCGTCTGCTCCCCCGGCCACGAAGGCGCCGGAATCGTAGTCAAGGCCGGTGCAAATGTCAAGAATTTCAAGGTCGGCGACCGCGCAGGGATCAAGCCCATCATGGACACATGCGGGACATGCGATTTATGCTGGAGCGACAAGGAGACGTACTGCGCAGGCGTAGTCCACACCGGCCTCATGGTCCCTG GGACGTACCAACAATACATCGTCTCGCCGGCCCACTACGCCACGCCCATTCCCGACGGAATCCCCGACGAGGTTGCTGCGCCGGTGATGTGCAGCGCATCCACCATCTACCAGTCCCTGACGGAATCGCGCCTCCAACCTGGCGACTGGGCTGTATtccccggcggcggcggcggcgtagGGATCCAGGGCGTCCAGCTCGCAAACGCAATGGGGATGCGCCCCATCGTCGTAGACACcggggaggagaagcgggCGCTCGCCTTGAAAATGGGCGCCGAAGCCTTCGTCGACTTCAAGCAAGTCCCCGACGCCGCAGCAGCCGTGATTGAAGCCGCAGATGGTATTGGCGCGCATGGGGTGTTTGTCACCGCGCAGGCAGCGTACCCTACTGCGCTCGCGTATCTGGGGCAGCGGGTTGGCGGCGTGGTGATGTGCATTGGGATTGCGCCAGCCGGGTCCATGACGATTCCAGTCGATCCGAATGCGCTTCTGTTTAAGAAAACCAGGATCCAGGGGACGTTGGTTGGGAGTCGGCATGATACGGCGAGGGCGCTGGACTTTGCGCGGAGGGGGAAGCTGAGGCAGATCTGCGAGGTTTATCCCATTGATCGCTTGCCTGAGGCTGTGGATAAGCTGCGAAAGGGCTTGGTTGCTGGCAGGATTGTTGTTGACTTTAACCAGTAG
- a CDS encoding sterol desaturase family protein (COG:S;~EggNog:ENOG410PKRT;~InterPro:IPR006694;~PFAM:PF04116;~TransMembrane:1 (o170-191i);~go_function: GO:0005506 - iron ion binding [Evidence IEA];~go_function: GO:0016491 - oxidoreductase activity [Evidence IEA];~go_process: GO:0008610 - lipid biosynthetic process [Evidence IEA];~go_process: GO:0055114 - oxidation-reduction process [Evidence IEA]) yields the protein MSVQRNPRDSMKSTWQKSDKSQWSLHHWLYEILDIHPIVLDKDVPIHEKTDKVPYLPEIQQHRWVITHAIIPLVIHHVYTSYTGKNLTALGAVIFYSLAFKLIAIHELHVLRRVGHQTGFLDGDVHERDGVPDVGVAKVARSLISTSTFRPVFTVFLAYRQSQAPSTINWWWLPVEAGLYGIILDFWFYWYHRLMHEVGGLWKYHRTHHLTKHPNPLLTLYADLEQELFDIAGIPLMTYFSMKLMGMPMGFYEWWICHMYVVYAELAGHSGLRIVAIPPNTLSWALRLFKSELIIEDHDLHHRHGWKSSGNYGKQTRLWDRIFGTCKDRIECPPENIDYVNTAYLPWF from the coding sequence ATGAGCGTTCAACGAAATCCCAGGGACTCGATGAAGTCCACCTGGCAAAAGTCAGACAAAAGTCAGTGGAGTTTGCATCACTGGCTGTACGAAATTTTGGACATCCATCCCATCGTTCTTGACAAGGACGTCCCGATCCACGAAAAGACCGACAAGGTGCCCTACCTGCCTGAGATCCAGCAGCACCGATGGGTGATTACACACGCCATCATTCCACTCGTTATTCACCATGTCTATACCTCCTATACCGGCAAGAACCTGACCGCACTCGGCGCCGTCATCTTCTACAGCCTTGCTTTCAAGCTGATTGCAATCCACGAGCTGCACGTACTGCGCCGCGTCGGCCACCAGACGGGTTTCCTCGATGGTGACGTCCATGAGCGTGATGGAGTACCAGACGTGGGTGTTGCAAAGGTGGCCCGCTCTCTTATCTCAACTTCGACTTTCCGACCGGTCTTCACCGTGTTTCTGGCATACCGGCAGAGCCAGGCCCCTTCCACAATCAACTGGTGGTGGCTGCCTGTAGAGGCTGGTCTATATGGAATCATTCTTGACTTCTGGTTCTACTGGTACCACCGTCTGATGCACGAAGTTGGCGGACTCTGGAAATACCACCGAACCCACCACCTGACCAAGCATCCCAACCCGCTCCTCACGCTGTACGCCGATCTCGAGCAGGAGCTATTCGACATTGCCGGTATCCCGCTGATGACCTACTTCTCCATGAAACTGATGGGCATGCCGATGGGATTCTACGAGTGGTGGATTTGTCACATGTACGTGGTCTACGCCGAACTGGCTGGCCACAGTGGATTGCGCATCGTGGCGATTCCCCCGAACACCCTGAGCTGGGCGCTGCGACTCTTCAAATCTGAGCTCATCATCGAAGACCACGAcctgcaccaccgccacgGATGGAAGTCGAGTGGGAACTACGGCAAGCAGACGCGCTTGTGGGACCGCATCTTTGGCACCTGCAAGGACCGCATCGAGTGTCCCCCGGAGAACATTGATTATGTGAACACGGCGTACCTGCCTTGGTTTTAG
- a CDS encoding uncharacterized protein (COG:S;~EggNog:ENOG410PZY2;~InterPro:IPR036864,IPR001138;~PFAM:PF00172;~go_function: GO:0000981 - DNA-binding transcription factor activity, RNA polymerase II-specific [Evidence IEA];~go_function: GO:0008270 - zinc ion binding [Evidence IEA];~go_process: GO:0006355 - regulation of transcription, DNA-templated [Evidence IEA]) gives MNVPRTSAEPGQSQPQMAGETGSGRGRTVTTACERCRRRKIRCDGETPCATCRRFRISCVRIQKNDTQALEQRVRQLEAQIADFNTQGHNSGPFGLPSPQAWSPDVQFNVDFGSPGPAVAMDQSFSQFHPGSPSPLEIPSIQVVDYADSMSPVSPVSLSPSPMLRPLAPARPNPISDGLGAGLRPPSSGTAVSPPTTAIPSPNHGLMPYLSPRSLPAPSRSRSSSISSLGLDTDWASAPDLSVYGLTDTELESGIFEIPSTSPDSELQEPTRFEAETLIDKFFLQIQLAAYPLAHYPLDRFKLLEFLNIIHHQQAPTLGTVPDWSCSESMARFHVYMAMAVSLKMEKDERSSTLNLLQKCYRLALRETQEPSFWKQAFAQEAAVLFSLFAHASSQEYP, from the coding sequence ATGAATGTGCCTCGGACGTCTGCGGAGCCAGGGCAATCGCAGCCTCAAATGGCGGGCGAGACGGGGTCTGGCAGGGGGAGGACGGTGACAACAGCTTGCGAGCGATGTCGAAGGAGAAAAATCCGCTGCGATGGCGAGACTCCGTGTGCGACGTGTCGGCGCTTTCGCATCAGCTGTGTCCGGATCCAGAAGAACGATACCCAGGCGCTGGAGCAGCGAGTGCGCCAGCTCGAGGCCCAGATTGCCGATTTCAACACGCAGGGCCATAACTCCGGCCCATTTGGCCTTCCTAGTCCTCAGGCTTGGTCGCCGGATGTTCAATTCAATGTTGATTTTGGCTCCCCAGGCCCGGCCGTCGCAATGGACCAGTCATTCAGCCAGTTCCACCCTGGCAGCCCGTCGCCATTGGAAATCCCGAGCATCCAGGTAGTCGACTACGCGGACTCGATGTCGCCAGTATCCCCAGTATCGCTGTCTCCTTCGCCAATGCTCCGTCCACTGGCCCCAGCGAGGCCAAACCCGATATCCGACGGTCTGGGTGCTGGGCTGCGTCCACCGAGCTCCGGCACTGCCGTCTCCCCTCCAACAACTGCCATTCCATCGCCAAACCATGGGCTCATGCCGTATCTATCGCCGAGGAGCCTCCCAGCGCCATCGAGGTCTCGCAGCTCCTCCATTTCATCGTTGGGTCTTGACACGGACTGGGCGTCTGCACCCGATCTCTCCGTCTACGGCCTGACAGACACCGAGCTGGAGTCCGGTATATTCGAGATTCCTTCGACATCTCCTGATTCAGAACTGCAGGAACCTACAAGATTCGAGGCCGAGACCCTGATCGATAAATTCTTTCTCCAAATTCAACTCGCAGCCTACCCTCTAGCCCACTATCCGCTCGACCGATTCAAGCTGCTCGAGttcctcaatatcattcACCACCAACAGGCGCCAACCCTCGGTACGGTTCCTGACTGGTCTTGCTCGGAATCAATGGCTCGGTTTCACGTATATATGGCTATGGCAGTGTCtctgaagatggagaaggacgaGAGGAGCAGCACGTTGAATCTACTCCAGAAGTGCTATAGACTGGCGCTGCGTGAGACTCAGGAGCCTTCGTTCTGGAAACAGGCCTTTGCGCAGGAGGCTGCAGTGTTGTTTTCGTTATTTGCACATGCGAGTAGTCAGGAATATCCATAG